In Nothobranchius furzeri strain GRZ-AD chromosome 19, NfurGRZ-RIMD1, whole genome shotgun sequence, the following are encoded in one genomic region:
- the LOC129157166 gene encoding uncharacterized protein, with protein sequence MKTTALLYSGSATRPHASTAAVDTHMDLLFESVVVDALPYQESVVVDALPYQESVVVDALPYQESVVVDALSYQESVVVDALPYQESVVVDALPYQESVVVDALPYQESVVVDALPYQESVVVDALPYQESVVVDVLPYQESVVVDALPYQESVVVDALPYQESVVVDALPYQESVVVDALSYQESVVVDALPYQESVVVDALPYQESVVVDALSYQESVVVDALPYQESVVVDALPYQESVVVDALSYQESVVVDALSYQESVVVDVLPYQESVVVDALPYQESVVVDALPYQESVVVDALPYQESVVVDALSYQESVVVDALPYQESVVVDALPYQESD encoded by the exons aTGAAAACTACTGCACTGCTATACAGTGGAAGTGCTACACGGCCACATGCAtcaactgcagctg ttgacacgcatatggacctattgttcgagtctgtggtggtggatgctctaccatatcaggagtcggtggtggtggatgctctaccatatcaggagtcggtggtggtggatgctctaccatatcaggagtcggtggtggtggatgctctatcatatcaggagtcggtggtggtggatgctctaccatatcaggagtctgtggtggtggatgctctaccatatcaggagtctgtggtggtggatgctctaccatatcaggagtctgtggtggtggatgctctaccatatcaggagtcggtggtggtggatgctctaccatatcaggagtcggtggtggtggatgttctaccatatcaggagtctgtggtggtggatgctctaccatatcaggagtcggtggtggtggatgctctaccatatcaggagtcggtggtggtggatgctctaccatatcaggagtctgtggtggtggatgctctatcatatcaggagtctgtggtggtggatgctctaccatatcaggagtcggtggtggtggatgctctaccatatcaggagtctgtggtggtggatgctctatcatatcaggagtctgtggtggtggatgctctaccatatcaggagtctgtggtggtggatgctctaccatatcaggagtctgtggtggtggatgctctatcatatcaggagtctgtggtggtggatgctctatcatatcaggagtcggtggtggtggatgttctaccatatcaggagtctgtggtggtggatgctctaccatatcaggagtcggtggtggtggatgctctaccatatcaggagtcggtggtggtggatgctctaccatatcaggagtctgtggtggtggatgctctatcatatcaggagtctgtggtggtggatgctctaccatatcaggagtcggtggtggtggatgctctaccatatcaggagtctgactaa